The following coding sequences are from one Pelagovum sp. HNIBRBA483 window:
- a CDS encoding flagellar basal body P-ring protein FlgI has translation MIGRVFISLLVGLVMAGSAQADRLKDLASVAGVRSNPLVGYGVVVGLSGTGDGNSGLTLQSMQSLLSRMGLSVDTGDINARNAAAVMVTAELSPFMKTGQEFDVTVSTVGQAKSLQGGTLLMTPLMGADGEIYAIAQGNLVVGGMGVEGADGSSITINLPTVGRVPNGATVERMVDSPFLDTEYMVVNLNRADFSTAARTAEAINEVFGPDVAVPIDGASVRVRGPADPAQRVAFMGLLENVEVTPDRPAAKVVVNSRTGTVVIGGDVKVTPAAVTHGRLTVRVNEDFNVDQGATVVNGADGAVVVPGEATVTPDSGISVEEQNARAFLFDPGVSLSSLVDAINGVGASPGDLVAILEALREAGALRADLVII, from the coding sequence ATGATTGGACGGGTGTTCATCTCGCTGCTTGTCGGCCTCGTGATGGCGGGGAGTGCGCAGGCGGACAGGTTGAAGGATCTGGCCTCTGTCGCCGGTGTGCGTTCGAACCCTTTGGTGGGCTATGGCGTGGTGGTCGGGCTTTCGGGCACGGGCGATGGCAATTCGGGGCTGACGCTGCAATCCATGCAGTCGCTCCTGTCGCGGATGGGATTGTCGGTCGATACGGGCGACATCAACGCGCGTAACGCTGCGGCGGTCATGGTGACGGCGGAGCTGTCGCCGTTCATGAAAACGGGCCAGGAATTCGATGTCACGGTTTCGACCGTTGGGCAGGCGAAATCGCTTCAGGGCGGGACGCTATTGATGACGCCCTTAATGGGTGCCGATGGCGAGATTTATGCAATTGCGCAAGGTAATCTGGTTGTTGGCGGTATGGGTGTCGAGGGGGCGGATGGTTCCTCGATCACGATCAACCTACCGACCGTTGGGCGGGTGCCGAATGGCGCCACGGTTGAGCGGATGGTGGATTCGCCCTTCCTTGATACCGAATACATGGTGGTCAACCTCAATCGCGCGGATTTTTCAACGGCCGCGCGGACGGCCGAAGCGATCAACGAGGTGTTCGGCCCCGATGTGGCTGTTCCTATTGACGGTGCGTCGGTGCGGGTCCGAGGGCCGGCCGACCCTGCGCAGCGCGTCGCATTCATGGGGCTTTTGGAAAACGTGGAAGTGACCCCTGACCGCCCTGCGGCGAAGGTCGTGGTGAACTCGCGCACCGGCACGGTGGTGATCGGTGGTGACGTGAAAGTGACGCCAGCGGCGGTGACGCATGGGCGGCTGACGGTGCGGGTGAATGAGGATTTCAACGTCGACCAGGGCGCAACGGTGGTGAATGGCGCGGATGGTGCCGTTGTCGTGCCGGGTGAAGCGACCGTGACGCCGGACAGTGGTATCTCGGTCGAGGAACAGAACGCGCGGGCGTTCCTGTTTGACCCGGGCGTGTCTTTGTCGTCGCTTGTAGATGCGATCAACGGTGTGGGCGCAAGCCCCGGCGATCTGGTGGCGATCCTTGAGGCGCTGCGCGAAGCGGGCGCCCTGCGCGCTGATCTCGTGATCATCTAG
- a CDS encoding rod-binding protein — protein MDSAGLSQTAMLNLMPGQTRLREGAATETASANDDAAKLRQAAEGFEALFLNTMLKTARQTKLGEDILGGKGVESMQAMLDTELAQMSAARSRLGIADAIERQFSGFVRNDGSE, from the coding sequence ATGGATTCTGCGGGCCTGAGCCAAACTGCAATGTTAAACCTGATGCCCGGCCAGACGCGGCTGCGCGAGGGGGCGGCGACAGAAACAGCTTCCGCCAATGATGACGCCGCGAAGCTGCGGCAGGCGGCGGAAGGGTTCGAGGCGTTGTTCCTCAACACCATGCTCAAGACAGCGCGGCAGACTAAGCTGGGCGAGGATATTCTGGGCGGTAAGGGCGTTGAGTCGATGCAGGCGATGCTCGACACCGAGCTGGCGCAGATGTCCGCCGCGCGGTCGCGGCTGGGGATCGCGGACGCTATCGAACGGCAATTCAGCGGATTTGTCCGCAATGACGGGAGTGAGTGA
- a CDS encoding flagellar hook protein FlgE, giving the protein MSMSISLGGLNAAQTDISTTSNNIANVGSTGFRKSRTEFSDEFYADPMKDTKKTVGAGVTIQRVAAQFSQGNLQTTGNLLDLAIGGQGFFAVAPAEGFETGNSEVTYTRAGAFGLNKDGRVVNGAGQALMSFPVAADGSTRSGTTESLQPVDVPQVMGQPRATETVELDLRLPSDSAMLNQQDAVPPTNPFDAADPTTWATRTPVPLTDENGAPVEGEAYFIKTVEPSAGSTTTVYDMRILVDGVEVPANGGFGTATLSFDELGQFIPGSGPLNFQDNSTNLNFDVSGSVMRDDTFQVLRSEHDGQVPAGLNSLQVDSSGTIWAAYGGDDPIALGRVAVANFTNPQGLRPLGGATYGYANDAGETNLGVAGMGGMGLIRSGSLERSNVDLTEELVNLITAQRNYQANAKALETSASLMQTVMNIRG; this is encoded by the coding sequence ATGTCGATGAGCATCTCTCTTGGTGGCTTGAACGCGGCGCAGACCGATATTTCCACCACATCGAACAACATCGCCAACGTTGGTTCGACCGGCTTTCGTAAGAGCCGGACCGAATTTTCGGACGAATTTTACGCTGACCCGATGAAGGACACGAAAAAGACGGTCGGCGCCGGTGTGACCATTCAGCGGGTGGCCGCGCAGTTTTCGCAAGGCAACCTGCAGACGACCGGGAACCTGCTTGATCTGGCGATCGGTGGTCAGGGATTTTTCGCGGTAGCCCCTGCAGAAGGCTTCGAGACCGGCAATAGCGAAGTTACCTATACACGTGCAGGTGCATTCGGCCTCAACAAGGACGGGCGCGTAGTAAACGGGGCTGGGCAGGCGCTGATGTCATTCCCGGTTGCGGCCGATGGCTCAACCCGTAGCGGCACAACTGAAAGCCTGCAGCCGGTGGATGTGCCACAGGTTATGGGTCAACCCAGGGCGACGGAGACGGTGGAGCTTGATCTGCGGTTGCCGTCCGACTCTGCAATGTTGAACCAGCAGGACGCTGTCCCGCCAACCAATCCTTTCGATGCCGCCGATCCGACGACCTGGGCAACCCGGACGCCGGTTCCGCTGACGGATGAAAACGGCGCGCCGGTGGAAGGCGAAGCGTATTTCATCAAGACTGTCGAGCCGTCGGCAGGGTCGACGACGACCGTTTACGATATGCGTATTCTTGTTGATGGTGTGGAAGTTCCGGCAAACGGCGGCTTTGGCACCGCGACATTGAGCTTTGACGAACTTGGTCAGTTCATCCCCGGATCGGGGCCGTTGAACTTCCAGGACAACAGCACAAACCTGAATTTCGACGTCTCCGGCTCGGTCATGCGTGACGACACGTTCCAGGTGCTGCGCAGTGAGCACGACGGGCAGGTCCCCGCCGGCCTGAACAGTCTGCAAGTCGACTCATCTGGCACGATCTGGGCTGCCTATGGTGGCGATGATCCAATCGCATTGGGGCGCGTGGCTGTTGCCAATTTCACGAACCCGCAAGGGCTTCGTCCACTTGGCGGCGCAACATATGGCTATGCCAATGACGCAGGTGAAACCAATCTCGGCGTTGCCGGTATGGGCGGGATGGGTCTGATCCGCTCCGGTTCCCTTGAGCGGTCGAACGTGGACCTGACCGAAGAGCTGGTGAATCTGATCACCGCGCAGCGGAACTATCAGGCAAACGCCAAGGCGCTGGAGACTTCTGCGTCGCTGATGCAGACGGTGATGAACATTCGCGGCTAA
- a CDS encoding flagellar basal body rod C-terminal domain-containing protein, which translates to MDRMIHTVMNSIASMQEKRTISAQNLANQNVPGFRRDLPTDGEARFVTEFESLDARAFQTVRAAAQFSDAQGFLDATGNPFDLAIAEEGYFYAQREGGAPGLSRRGDMRVGSDGTLRDGAGQMMLDADLQPIVLPPNQGFQVSEVGQIFIEPLGAQPGERLEVALLATMVPADGLRLEKGLDGLIRPVDAEMPPPDQGAKILQGSLEGSNVNATEELITSIEMQREFELNIRLIAQAKELDEAGASLMRLPT; encoded by the coding sequence ATGGACCGTATGATCCACACGGTGATGAATTCCATCGCCAGTATGCAGGAGAAGCGCACGATTTCGGCGCAGAACCTTGCGAACCAGAACGTGCCGGGATTCCGGCGCGACCTGCCCACCGATGGCGAAGCGCGGTTTGTTACCGAGTTTGAATCGCTGGACGCGCGGGCCTTTCAGACCGTGCGTGCGGCGGCGCAGTTTTCTGATGCGCAGGGATTTCTTGATGCGACCGGCAATCCGTTCGATCTGGCGATTGCGGAAGAGGGCTATTTTTACGCGCAACGCGAAGGCGGCGCGCCGGGATTGAGTCGCCGTGGTGATATGCGCGTTGGGTCAGATGGCACGCTGCGCGATGGCGCGGGGCAGATGATGCTGGATGCCGATCTGCAACCGATCGTCCTGCCGCCAAACCAAGGGTTTCAGGTATCTGAAGTGGGGCAGATCTTTATCGAGCCGCTTGGCGCGCAGCCCGGTGAGCGGTTGGAGGTCGCTCTGCTCGCCACGATGGTGCCTGCCGACGGGCTGCGGCTCGAAAAGGGCTTGGACGGTTTGATCCGCCCCGTGGATGCAGAGATGCCGCCACCCGATCAGGGGGCCAAGATCCTGCAAGGCTCTCTTGAAGGCAGCAATGTGAATGCCACCGAGGAATTGATTACCTCTATCGAGATGCAGCGCGAGTTCGAGCTGAACATCCGGTTGATCGCGCAGGCGAAGGAACTGGACGAGGCGGGCGCGTCTTTGATGCGGTTGCCGACCTAA
- the flgK gene encoding flagellar hook-associated protein FlgK, whose translation MSNILDIASSALLTYRAGLAATGENIANVDTEGYRRRDLTTSTLGGAQMTPTSLPTGAQGVQIDEVRRSFDSFLAQKVSTTTSDKTSAETFAQAVSRMEDLFVPESGGIAANMDDFFASAGRLATNPTDIALRRVMMESGKALAAGVADTALSLQSLGNDLQAQATTATRQVTNWLSDLATLNERIIDTPNLLGTQHALLDERDRLINKIGEMVAIRANYDERGTAKVTLGDLEGGPVLVDRGRFAQVEVNTDGAMQLRLSRDGATSTSTQITGGVMEGLARAIDAVRDTTAQFDALARRLVTDMNFVHAQGLDMNGEQGGDMFSLDGWRAVPLMTNRGSAQVLAETIDPAQADSLGDVTLVHDQVRGVWMAQDADGVTLDEGASVLEFNGVRMTLTGAAANGDRIVMRQTDTEARHMRFVLDTPQDIAAAAASLVTASASNAGSGAAQMNALPYAPPALTPIGDFIGTGDGAADAVDLLKSGVVGYIPAGTEEASFAALGRQATLRFAQADTTAGARATALDFQIGTEAHRFDLSASGAATLSELADALNSGALLSAEGDSLAALGVSAVADGDGLTLALGQGDFATSGSFAGTDFSVAGVPTASQPAGGAIQIFTREGVQISGPMFDAASAAALLTEENGFWQGATYDPSQLSLSGTDGYRGLNIDRTIAAGPEVIRFGAIDPIKWTGTGPAPAADAYSVVVSDAFGLATEVTVPEGGSARQAAALMTDALDGSDVTARTDLMLSNVADGGVSFRIVGQNAEPVLINAQVVGGRLDALAQAVNAKSAATGVTAGLSGDGKRVMLTHATGETIELRDLVHVAGGTIDAQAVDRNGTALGAVNSLSTGENLRVTGQVQLASETSFGVISDGVSYISANEPELGGLFTRTPSAAGSAQTVRFSLDAALDGADLSADGTEAAGPGAVVSLQFEGETFTAPLSRTGAADAAIAAAAALRDGLVQPAMSGTALGSIPPDGASTSVMLGDETYVLTMVSGAVQVSGPETGRLSASFDASNQLQVTVNGGGTGDGAALRIPAGTAGRELFGLGAGATTTLTGQEFDPADLPASFNVSVGGTDHSVTLTSGGVTTATGFPGDARVIDGKLELSFASDTGPVTVAAQEGAAQAGMVTRDATISAATGALTLRAADGRVLDLTVEVAAHAADRVTLSNLPNEDLIIVMQGEGALRLTGQTVEGARDLAVPAVEARVENAESGEVALYDTLSGDRIGSSILDAQGRATIGGVQFSITGQFVTGDAFRLSPNSAGRGDSRNLDALTALRVADTSTGKGGFAEIFAALQSEKGAQVAAAKSRVNVADAAQEAAMRVWSEQGEVDLDREAARLLEQQQAYQANAQVLSTASRLFDTLLNSL comes from the coding sequence ATGTCGAATATTCTGGATATCGCCTCCTCAGCCCTGTTGACCTACCGCGCGGGGTTGGCCGCGACGGGTGAGAATATTGCCAATGTGGATACCGAAGGCTACCGCCGCCGTGATCTGACGACCTCGACCTTGGGTGGCGCGCAGATGACGCCCACTTCGCTGCCGACCGGCGCGCAGGGGGTGCAGATCGACGAAGTCAGACGGTCGTTTGACAGCTTTCTGGCGCAGAAGGTGTCAACCACCACATCGGACAAGACATCGGCAGAGACATTTGCGCAGGCAGTGAGCCGGATGGAGGATCTCTTCGTTCCTGAATCCGGCGGGATCGCCGCGAATATGGATGATTTCTTTGCGTCAGCTGGCCGTTTGGCGACGAACCCGACCGATATTGCGCTGCGGCGGGTGATGATGGAGTCGGGCAAGGCGCTCGCTGCAGGGGTTGCGGATACGGCGCTTTCTCTACAATCGCTTGGCAACGACCTTCAGGCGCAGGCCACGACCGCGACGCGTCAGGTTACGAATTGGCTGAGTGATCTGGCGACGCTCAACGAGCGGATCATTGATACGCCAAACCTGCTCGGCACCCAGCATGCGCTGCTGGATGAGCGCGACAGGCTGATCAATAAGATTGGTGAAATGGTCGCCATTCGGGCCAATTACGATGAACGCGGCACCGCGAAGGTGACGCTGGGTGATCTGGAAGGTGGGCCGGTCCTTGTTGATCGTGGGCGGTTTGCGCAAGTCGAGGTGAATACCGACGGCGCGATGCAGTTGCGGCTCAGTCGCGACGGGGCGACCTCCACCAGCACCCAGATCACCGGAGGGGTAATGGAAGGGCTTGCCCGCGCCATTGATGCGGTGCGGGACACCACTGCGCAGTTCGATGCGCTGGCGCGCCGTTTGGTCACTGACATGAACTTCGTGCATGCGCAGGGGCTGGATATGAACGGCGAGCAAGGGGGCGACATGTTCTCGCTCGACGGTTGGCGCGCGGTGCCGTTGATGACCAATCGCGGCAGCGCACAGGTATTGGCCGAGACGATTGACCCAGCGCAGGCGGACTCGCTCGGCGATGTGACGCTGGTACACGATCAGGTGCGCGGCGTTTGGATGGCGCAAGATGCGGACGGCGTGACGCTCGATGAAGGGGCATCCGTTCTTGAGTTCAACGGCGTGCGCATGACGCTTACCGGCGCGGCAGCAAATGGCGACCGCATCGTCATGCGGCAGACCGATACCGAGGCGCGGCACATGCGCTTTGTCCTTGATACTCCGCAGGATATCGCGGCGGCGGCTGCGAGCCTTGTTACAGCGAGCGCCAGCAACGCGGGCAGCGGCGCGGCGCAGATGAACGCGCTGCCCTACGCGCCGCCCGCATTGACCCCAATTGGCGATTTCATCGGCACCGGCGATGGCGCGGCGGATGCCGTGGACCTGCTGAAAAGCGGCGTGGTTGGCTACATTCCGGCTGGCACCGAGGAGGCCAGCTTTGCGGCGCTTGGGCGGCAGGCGACATTGCGTTTTGCGCAAGCCGATACGACAGCCGGTGCGCGCGCGACCGCGCTTGACTTTCAGATCGGGACCGAGGCGCATCGGTTCGATCTGAGCGCAAGCGGTGCGGCGACATTGAGTGAACTGGCGGATGCGCTGAATTCAGGAGCGCTGCTGTCGGCTGAGGGTGACAGTCTTGCTGCCTTGGGCGTGTCTGCCGTGGCCGATGGCGACGGGCTTACCCTCGCGCTGGGGCAGGGGGATTTTGCCACGAGCGGGAGCTTTGCCGGAACGGATTTCAGCGTTGCGGGGGTGCCAACCGCATCGCAACCCGCAGGCGGGGCAATCCAGATATTCACCCGAGAAGGGGTGCAGATTTCAGGCCCGATGTTCGATGCGGCTTCGGCGGCAGCTTTGCTGACCGAGGAAAACGGGTTCTGGCAAGGGGCGACCTATGACCCGAGCCAGCTATCGCTTAGCGGAACAGACGGTTATCGCGGCTTAAACATTGACCGTACAATTGCGGCGGGGCCGGAGGTGATCCGCTTCGGCGCAATCGATCCGATTAAATGGACGGGTACTGGTCCGGCACCGGCGGCAGATGCCTATTCGGTCGTCGTCAGTGATGCGTTCGGTCTGGCGACGGAAGTGACCGTGCCGGAAGGGGGATCGGCACGTCAAGCGGCCGCGCTGATGACGGATGCGCTGGACGGGAGCGACGTGACGGCGCGAACTGATCTCATGCTTTCCAACGTCGCGGATGGGGGGGTGTCTTTCCGCATCGTTGGGCAAAATGCGGAGCCGGTGCTGATCAATGCGCAGGTTGTGGGTGGACGGCTTGATGCGCTGGCGCAGGCGGTGAATGCGAAATCCGCAGCAACTGGTGTGACGGCGGGCCTGTCCGGTGATGGCAAGCGGGTGATGCTGACCCATGCGACGGGTGAAACGATAGAGTTGCGCGATCTGGTGCATGTTGCAGGCGGCACCATTGATGCGCAAGCGGTCGATCGCAACGGAACGGCGCTTGGTGCCGTGAACAGCCTGAGCACCGGAGAGAATTTGCGGGTAACAGGGCAGGTACAACTTGCGTCGGAAACCAGCTTTGGCGTGATCTCCGACGGGGTATCTTATATTTCTGCCAATGAACCGGAGTTGGGAGGGTTGTTTACGCGCACTCCCAGCGCTGCGGGCAGTGCTCAAACGGTACGCTTTTCACTAGATGCCGCGTTGGATGGCGCCGATCTGAGCGCGGACGGCACCGAAGCTGCTGGACCGGGCGCAGTGGTGTCGCTCCAGTTCGAGGGGGAGACTTTCACGGCGCCGCTGTCGCGGACCGGCGCAGCAGATGCCGCGATTGCCGCGGCGGCTGCTTTGCGTGACGGGCTTGTTCAGCCTGCGATGAGCGGTACGGCTTTGGGCAGTATCCCACCGGACGGTGCCTCAACGAGCGTGATGCTGGGTGATGAAACTTATGTGCTGACCATGGTAAGTGGCGCGGTGCAGGTAAGCGGCCCCGAGACGGGACGCCTGAGCGCCAGCTTTGACGCCAGCAACCAGCTTCAGGTCACGGTGAATGGCGGCGGCACTGGCGACGGTGCGGCGTTGAGAATCCCCGCAGGAACAGCAGGCCGCGAGCTTTTTGGTTTGGGCGCAGGCGCGACGACGACCCTTACCGGCCAGGAGTTTGATCCGGCTGATCTGCCCGCGAGCTTCAACGTTTCGGTGGGCGGGACAGACCACTCAGTGACCCTAACCAGCGGGGGCGTGACGACGGCAACGGGCTTTCCGGGCGATGCGCGGGTCATCGACGGCAAGTTGGAGCTGTCTTTTGCCAGTGACACTGGGCCCGTTACCGTTGCGGCGCAAGAGGGTGCCGCGCAGGCAGGAATGGTGACGCGCGATGCCACGATCAGCGCGGCGACCGGCGCCCTGACGCTGCGTGCAGCAGACGGCCGCGTGTTGGATCTGACGGTAGAGGTGGCGGCCCATGCGGCGGACCGCGTGACGCTCAGCAACTTGCCAAACGAGGATCTGATCATCGTCATGCAGGGTGAAGGGGCGTTGCGGCTGACAGGGCAAACGGTCGAAGGGGCGCGCGATCTTGCGGTTCCTGCAGTGGAAGCGCGTGTTGAAAATGCCGAATCCGGCGAAGTGGCGCTCTATGACACGCTGAGTGGCGACCGCATTGGCAGCAGCATTCTGGACGCCCAAGGGCGCGCGACGATCGGGGGGGTGCAGTTTTCGATCACCGGCCAGTTTGTCACTGGCGATGCTTTCCGACTGTCGCCGAACAGCGCAGGTCGTGGTGACAGCCGCAACCTTGATGCGCTGACGGCCTTGCGCGTGGCTGACACCTCAACCGGCAAGGGCGGGTTCGCGGAAATATTCGCGGCGCTCCAAAGCGAAAAGGGCGCACAGGTCGCGGCGGCGAAATCCCGTGTCAATGTGGCCGATGCGGCGCAGGAAGCGGCGATGCGGGTATGGTCGGAGCAGGGGGAGGTCGATCTGGACCGTGAAGCTGCCCGACTGTTGGAACAACAGCAAGCCTATCAAGCCAACGCGCAGGTTCTCTCAACCGCGTCGCGCTTGTTTGATACGCTTCTAAATTCATTGTGA
- the flgG gene encoding flagellar basal-body rod protein FlgG: MSTNSMHVAKTGLNAQQTRMQVIANNLANVNTTGFKRDRANFETLLYQVSRPGGEQTSEGTTLTSPLAVGTGVRVVSTDKMHTQGTLAETGNPLDVGINGQGFFQVLLPDGRIGYTRDGTFSMAPDGTLTTTSGYVLQPQITVPQGASSVGISADGIVSVMMPGQTDPQEIGQITLANFSNPRGLQPIGENFLVETPASGEAIVSAPQNNGAGQLAQGTLEGSNVNVVQELVDMIETQRAYEINSKSISASDEMLRFLSNKL, encoded by the coding sequence ATGTCGACCAACTCAATGCATGTGGCAAAGACCGGCCTGAACGCGCAGCAAACGCGGATGCAGGTGATCGCCAACAACCTTGCCAACGTGAACACCACCGGTTTCAAGCGGGATCGGGCGAATTTCGAAACGCTGCTGTATCAGGTTTCACGCCCCGGCGGAGAACAGACATCCGAAGGCACGACGCTGACCTCTCCGCTGGCGGTGGGCACGGGCGTGCGGGTGGTGAGCACCGACAAGATGCACACCCAAGGCACGTTGGCCGAGACGGGCAATCCGCTTGACGTGGGTATCAATGGGCAGGGCTTTTTCCAAGTGCTGCTGCCGGACGGACGGATTGGCTACACCCGCGACGGGACGTTCTCGATGGCGCCGGATGGGACGCTGACGACGACCTCGGGTTATGTATTGCAGCCGCAGATCACGGTGCCGCAGGGCGCGAGCAGCGTTGGGATTTCGGCGGATGGGATCGTTTCGGTGATGATGCCGGGGCAGACCGATCCGCAGGAAATCGGGCAGATCACATTGGCCAATTTCTCCAATCCGCGCGGGCTTCAGCCGATTGGGGAGAACTTCCTCGTCGAAACACCGGCGAGCGGCGAGGCGATTGTATCGGCGCCGCAGAACAATGGTGCGGGGCAGTTGGCGCAAGGGACGTTGGAAGGCTCTAACGTCAACGTGGTGCAGGAACTGGTCGATATGATCGAGACGCAGCGCGCCTATGAAATCAATTCGAAGTCGATCTCGGCCTCTGACGAGATGCTGCGCTTCCTCTCCAACAAGCTGTAA
- a CDS encoding flagellar hook assembly protein FlgD: protein MTEISTDFSRFAPASTATDTGSAGREGGVLAQQDFLALLTAQLKNQDPLKPMDNGQFLAQMAQFSTVEGIGEMNDTLKAVGEGFWANRVSAAANLLGHSVLVPGGLARPDAEGAVHGAIDLPEGAKSVTVSYLDPMTDTVLHTERYGAQTAGQMTFSWTEVPESLVSARGQVRLSVQAETLDGTQIIPTSVYGKVTSAQGGPTSDGITLEIEDYGTIDSIEVTAFR, encoded by the coding sequence ATGACTGAGATCAGCACGGACTTTTCCCGCTTTGCGCCCGCGAGCACCGCGACGGATACCGGCAGTGCGGGCCGCGAGGGCGGGGTTCTGGCGCAGCAGGACTTTCTTGCGCTTCTGACGGCGCAGCTAAAGAACCAAGACCCATTGAAGCCGATGGATAACGGGCAGTTCCTTGCGCAGATGGCGCAGTTCTCGACCGTTGAAGGCATTGGCGAGATGAACGACACGCTGAAAGCCGTTGGTGAGGGCTTTTGGGCGAACCGCGTTTCCGCCGCCGCGAACCTGCTGGGGCATTCGGTACTGGTGCCGGGTGGCCTTGCGCGGCCTGATGCAGAAGGTGCGGTGCATGGCGCGATCGATCTGCCCGAGGGCGCGAAATCGGTGACAGTCTCTTATCTCGACCCGATGACTGACACGGTGCTGCATACCGAACGCTATGGCGCGCAGACAGCGGGCCAGATGACATTTAGCTGGACCGAAGTGCCTGAGAGCCTCGTCTCCGCGCGCGGACAAGTGCGGCTCTCGGTTCAGGCCGAGACCCTGGACGGCACCCAGATCATTCCCACATCCGTTTATGGCAAGGTGACATCCGCTCAAGGCGGGCCGACCAGCGACGGAATTACCCTAGAAATCGAAGATTACGGCACGATCGACAGTATCGAAGTGACGGCCTTCCGCTAA
- the flgC gene encoding flagellar basal body rod protein FlgC, with product MSDVNNIFDVGMRAMSAQMVRMNTVASNLANVGTVSSSAETAYRAIRPVFETVYSSEVDSLSTAAATSIQQLDREPEKMFRPDHPAADAEGFVYKSTVNPEEEMVEMMEASRQYQNTLEALSTMRELMARTMSMGK from the coding sequence ATGAGTGACGTCAACAATATCTTCGATGTCGGGATGCGGGCGATGTCTGCGCAGATGGTGCGGATGAACACCGTCGCCAGTAACCTCGCCAATGTAGGGACTGTCTCCAGCTCGGCTGAGACGGCCTATCGGGCGATCCGTCCGGTATTCGAGACGGTCTATTCCAGCGAAGTCGATAGCCTTTCAACTGCGGCTGCGACGTCCATCCAGCAGCTCGACCGGGAGCCGGAAAAGATGTTCCGTCCTGATCACCCTGCCGCCGATGCGGAGGGGTTTGTCTATAAATCGACTGTCAATCCCGAAGAGGAGATGGTCGAGATGATGGAAGCCAGCCGACAGTATCAGAACACGCTCGAAGCGCTCTCGACCATGCGGGAGCTGATGGCGCGGACGATGAGCATGGGTAAATAG
- a CDS encoding flagellar basal body L-ring protein FlgH: protein MKRMIASAALLAGLSACSSYVQNQASRAYDPVYPVASEFTVEAPNNGGIYSTSNRGLFVSDRRAAQVGDVLTVELDEQFSASKSQSASGSRSNAFDVDLPLVMTSRMTDAGFDDARLGSGTDQSFNGQGAAQQSNTLSGRMTVTVVRVLPGGNLEIMGQKRLRLNNGDEYVRLTGVVRSEDISADNVVTSDRIANADIHYIGAGDVADTARPGWWFRALSSVSPL, encoded by the coding sequence ATGAAACGTATGATCGCAAGTGCTGCGTTGTTGGCCGGATTGTCGGCCTGTTCGTCTTATGTGCAGAATCAGGCATCGCGCGCATACGATCCGGTTTATCCGGTCGCCTCGGAGTTTACGGTAGAGGCGCCGAACAACGGTGGAATTTATTCGACCTCGAACCGTGGGCTGTTCGTCAGTGATCGCCGTGCGGCGCAGGTGGGTGATGTGCTGACCGTGGAGCTGGACGAGCAGTTTTCGGCCTCCAAATCGCAATCGGCAAGTGGGTCGCGCTCCAATGCGTTTGACGTGGATCTGCCGCTGGTCATGACCTCGCGGATGACGGATGCCGGATTTGACGATGCGCGGCTGGGCAGCGGCACGGACCAGTCCTTTAACGGGCAAGGCGCGGCGCAGCAGTCCAACACGCTGAGCGGACGGATGACGGTGACGGTCGTACGGGTGCTGCCCGGTGGCAACCTCGAAATCATGGGCCAGAAGCGGCTGCGGCTGAACAATGGCGACGAATATGTGCGGCTGACGGGCGTTGTGCGCTCCGAGGACATCAGCGCGGATAATGTGGTGACATCGGACCGGATTGCCAATGCGGATATCCATTATATCGGCGCGGGTGACGTGGCCGATACCGCGCGGCCCGGCTGGTGGTTCCGCGCGCTCAGCTCGGTGTCGCCGCTATGA